A stretch of DNA from Acomys russatus chromosome 4, mAcoRus1.1, whole genome shotgun sequence:
CATATGACTTCCAGGAAGATAACAATAATACAGGGACCCAGGACCCCTCTCAAACTAATGAGAGAGCCTCTTGAGCAACAGACGAAAGTGCGACAAACCAGTCTTCTGCTGTTcaaaacagaggctggagaggtggctcagggttaAGGGAACCTGCTGTCCTTGCATCGGActtgtgtttggttcccagcacccatatggctaCTTACAGTGCCTCTAACTGTAGCTCCAggggatcggatgccctcttctgcccttcatgGACACTGGATACttgtggttcacagacatacatgcaggcaaaaccttcATACTCAAAAGTAAATCTTCAAAGGAGACCTGCCCTGCTCACCATGGTCACTATGAACACAGAACACCACAGACCTgtgctatgtttttctttttgtttggtttggttttgattttttttttttctcgagacagggtttctctgtgtagccttggctgtcctgaactcactttgtagaccaggctggccttgaactcagagcgatccgcctgcctctgcctccgagtgctgggattaaaggcgtgagccaccatgcccggcctggttttgatttttgagacagggtgtctccgtgtagctttggctgtcctggactcactttgttgaccaggctggcctcgaactcacagagaccgatgctaccacgcccagctgggttGTGTTTTTAAACTGCACAGGCATCGTCAGCTGAGCTCTTCCTATGTGGACAACTGGATCTGCATTAGCATTAGTACAAGCAATGATTTGTCTAGGTTTTGTtaggctctttttgtttgtttaagacactGTAGTCAAGATGCCTAGAAGTTAACTGTAGCACAAGCTGCCCTCCAATAGGCAGCAATCCTGCCACAGCGTCCCAGTGCCTGTGATTACACGTGTGTGCCATTATGTTTGGcagtcccccccccttttttttttgaaagggtttttctgtgtagccctagctttcctgactcactctatagaccaggttcaccttgaactcagagatccacctacctctgcttcctgaatgctaacataaaagacctgtgccacctctgcctggcctggagtttctctttttaaaagtttctggggggctggagagatggctcagctgttaagagcactacctgctcttccaaaggacccgggttcaattcccagcacccacatggcggctcacaactgtctgtaactgcaagatctgataccctcacacagacatacatgcaggcaaaacaccaatgcacatacaataaaagtaaattatttttaaaaaaataataaaaagtaaaaaaaaaagtttctgtgtatttatttaatgtgtgtgtgtgtgtgtgtgtgtgcgcgcgcgcacgcgtacTTGTGTGAATCTATGTGCACCATATACCTTCAGTgtctgaagaagccagaaaaggctgttggatcccctgaaactggagttcatgTCTTTGTAAACTGCCTGGAGGCAAACTCCTtatgtatatcaggctggcctccagcaaacagagatctgccttcctcagcctccctagtgctgactTAAAGGGCTGTGCCACGATGGCCAGccaatttttctccttttaaaaaaagattcatttattatgtatacactgttttgcctgtatgtatgcctgtgtgtcagaagagggcaccagatctcaccatagatggttgtgagccaccatgtggttgctgagaattgaactcaggacctctggaagagcaaccagtgctcttaacctctgagccacctctccagctccaatttgtctgttttaaaatttgattaatGTTAtgcagctggagaggtggctcagtgagttcATCACTTCCTTCCAAAATATTAGGAACATTAGAATTGAAGCCGGGCGTGGgtgcgcacgcctctaatcccagcacttgggaggcagaggcaggtggatcgctgtgagttcgaggtcagcctggtctacaaagtgaggccaaaaCAGCCAagtatagaaaccctgtcttgaaaaacaaaaacaaaaacaaaagcaaaaaaaagaattgagatgGCTCCCCCTCACCCATGTAAATgctaatccgagcacttgggagacaaagatgGGCTCCTCATGCAAGTTGGATTACCTAACAACCAAACTGGTGAGTTGCAAGTTCAGCAAGAGAGCTTGCCACAGTACACAAGGCATAGTGGTAGAAGActtgatgtcaacctctggcctccataggcatctGACCCAcacaatgtcacacacacacacacacacacacacacgataaaatttaaaaatgcttaatattTTTCCGTAATGCTGGGTGGCCAGTTTGAACATAGTTGTAAATAAAAATGTGGCCTAGGGCGGTATCACAGGCCCCTTTTCTGGTTCTTTGTAAAGGTTGGATGTGTTGGGGAGGCAgtgacattttattatttatttatttagggtatttttgagacaggatttttcccctgtgtagctctggctgtcctggaactcagagatccgcctgcctcagccttccgagtgctgagactaaagccaTGCGCCACTTCGCCCGACATTTGGCGGTCTATTCCAAGATGCCCCAAATCCTGAGATTGAACCTGCACCTGTGCAAACACCTTTTCAGTTACCCGCCAGGGTAAAACTACATTTCCCGAAAGACCCCGTGACTCCCGCCTTTCTCCCGCCTCTTCCGGTTATGCACCAGGCCCCCGTCCCGCCCCGTGCGCCGGCCAATAGCGGCTCACCCCTTGCTCTCGCACAAACCGGAGCAACCGGCGAGCCACGGGGCGGGCCCTGCCCCGGTTTGGTTCGTGGAGTTCGAGCGGCAGATTCGCTCGGCACCACAGACGGGGGCAATTCTGTCGAGTCAGGAGTCGCCGGTGAGGTTCGCCGCTGGCGGAGAGAAGGCGTTGAGAAAGGCCGCGCTGGGCTCCCGCAGGAGCTCGTGCGCACTCCCAGTTTCGGCCTTTTCATGCAGGAAATGAATCTGCTGCCGACGCCCGAGAGTCCAGTGACTCGGCAGGAGAAGATGGCGACCGTGTGGGATGAGTCTGAGGTGAGTGCTGGGAGACCTGAGGGGCGTCCCAGAGTTTGGGCCGTAGGGCGAGACGTTcatggagggtggggaagggtgtGGCTGGGATCTAGGTCCGGCCCTGACTGGGCGCAGAGCCGCTTGGGTCGTGAGCAAAAGTCCCGGCTTCTTCATCCTGCTGTTAGGGGCACGGGAACAGTCGGCGAGGGGGCTGTGGGAACGCGGGATGGCAGCCCGGAGTAACAGCACATAAGTacttatttccttctttaaacaGCAGGATGGCATTGGGGAGGAGGTGCTCAAGATGTCCACAGAAGAGATCATCCAGCGCACACGGCTGCTAGACAGCGAGATCAAGGTGGGCGCCCGGCTCCAGCAGGCAGCGGGGTCCCAGCCAGACTCGCCCCGCCGCCTCCAGTCgcttctactttcttttctggcaggatgcaggatgcaggaggCCTGGGCAGTGTCTCCTgggaccaaagaaagaaaagagaaaactaaactATAAAAGGGGAGAAGGAGCAGGATGGTTGGGGGGTCAGGAGTTAGCAGATCTCCCTCCCCAGGGCGGTCTTCAAAGGCTTCTCAGGGATCTTcctgccaggccagcctgtggaCTTCAGAACACAACGGAATCCTTTTTAATAAATCTCCATTTTACAGACGAGGAAACCGAGGCTCTGAGAGGGATTCCCcccactacacaccacacacacacacacacacacacacacacacacacacacacacacttcaccagGAAGTTTTCACGATGGCCTCTTGTCTTGCTTGACTTACGCAATTTGGACACAGCCGGGCTGGGCCTGCAGAAAGCGTTAGGCCGGTTGGGTGGGCCTTGTCCCTCACAGGGCCCGAGCTGAATCAGGGCTgaatgtttgttttctcttgtccCAGATCATGAAAAGTGAAGTGTTACGAGTCACCCATGAGCTTCAAGCCATGAAAGACAAAATCAAAGAGAACAGTGAGAAAATCAAAGTGAACAAAACCCTGCCATACCTTGTCTCCAATGtcattgaggtgtgtgtgtgtggaggaggaggcatcAGTGGGGCTTGGAGAGGTCTTGGGATGGTGCCTGTAGGAACAGAGATCTATTTCCTAGACATAGGCCTGCAAAGACCTTAAGAAGTTTAATgggtttcttcctcctttctttcttttctttttttttccttcctttttaaattattttattatttatttatttttctccctggGGCACATGAACTCTGCATAAGAAGCAGcgcctagaaaaatattttttttaatgtatttattatttatacagtattctgcccgcatgtgcgCCTGtccgccagatctcattacagatggccgtgagctaccatgtggttgctgggaattgaactcaggacctttggaagggcaaacagtgctcttaacctctgagccatctctccagcccctagaaaaatatttttatcagccCTCCCGCATATCCACTGTAAGCTTATTAAGCTGCAGGCTGGTTTGAGGAGTGAAGTGGGGCCTGTGAACGTGGGGAACTCTGGGAAGGTCAAGGGACTgagcatatttttcttcttagttGCTGGATGTTGATCCCAATGACCAGGAGGAGGATGGTGCCAATATTGACCTGGACTCGCAGAGGAAGGGCAAGTGTGCAGTGATCAAAACTTCTACACGTCAAGTAAGACTGGCTCTGTcgtaggtggaggcaggggacaaCACTGGGGAGCTTCAGCGTAGCTGAGCCTGCCTGTGACTTTTCCTGCAGACGTACTTCCTGCCAGTGATTGGGTTGGTGGATGCAGAGAAGCTTAAGCCAGGAGACCTGGTGGTGAGTGACGCCGCGCAGGCCTCTCCAGCCAGCTGCCTGCACCGCCGCgggttcctgctgcctctgcgcttgctgctgctgcagggagTCTGTCTGCAGCCTCTTTGATTCTTGCATTTTCCCAGTCCTGCAGCTTTGTTTTTATATGATAAATAACTGTCCCGCAGTCCCATTAGGCAGAGCTGGGACAAATGCAAAGGCTCCATGCTCTCTCCTCAGGGTGTGAACAAAGACTCCTACCTCATCTTGGAGACCCTGCCCACAGAATATGACTCTCGGGTGAAGGCCATGGAGGTGGACGAGCGGCCCACAGAGCAATACAGCGACATCGGGGGCCTGGACAAGCAGATCCAGGAGGTGAGGGAGGCATGACCGCCGCCAGCAGCCTTGCCGGCCTTTTGCGGTTTTCATCTAATTGACTGCATTGTATTCCTTTACTGTGCCCTTATCCTTGTAGAGTAGTTGcttagggagagaaaaaaggcaGTGTCAAGTCTAGTAGCCTGGAATGCAGAGACTGGAGGGGTTGCTCAAGACCATAGAAAGGGCCAGAGCAAAACTCCACTCAGGTTCCTGTTTTTGTCCCCAgtgtctgccttccttctttcctgctttccctctctccttccttccatctatccaccctgtgtgtgtatggtataaaCGTCCattcatccatgtgtgtgtgtgtggtgtaagtgcgtgtgtaggtgcacatatacacagaaaatgtctGATATCATTCCCACCTTTTTCCTGTGAGACATGGTCCCTCACTCAACCTGGAATTTGGCTAGTGGCCAGCAAACCACAGTCATCCTTCTGACTCTGCCCCTACAGCACTTGCTTGTATTTGATAGGCCTGTATTTTTACGAGGGAgctagagatttgaactcaggtcttcatgcttgcacagcaagtactcttactcactgagccatgtaCCCAGCTGGCCCAGTGTCCTCAGCCTGCTGTTGTAGAGTAGCTCCTGAGAGTGGGAAATGCAGagtttcatgtctttttgttgtggaaggagagaagacgGTCATTAGAGTAGGAGAGCTGCAGATGAGGTTTGGGCTGTGGGATCCCCTCAGGGCATCACTCCCTCACCCAGGACTTCTTCCTGGCAGCTGGTAGAGGCCATTGTCCTGCCTATGAACCACAAAGAGAAGTTTGAGAACTTGGGTATCCAGCCCCCAAAAGGAGTGCTGATGTATGGGCCACCTGGTACCGGGAAGACTCTGCTTGCCCGCGCCTGTGCTGCTCAGACCAAGGTGtgtatgggtgggggtggggtaaggaaGCCGTGGGGGACTGGAAGCTGGAGCCTCTTCTGCCTTTGGCCTGATTGATCCCTTCTCTCAGGCCACCTTCTTGAAGTTGGCGGGCCCTCAGCTGGTACAGATGTTTATTGGAGATGGTGCCAAGCTGGTCCGTGATGCTTTTGCCCTGGCCAAGGAGAAGGCACCATCTATCATCTTCATAGATGAATTGGATGCCATTGGCACCAAGCGGTAAGTGAGTGCTAGGGACTTCCAAGGGCTTTCAgaacagggtggggtgggagttcATCTCCCAGCTGTGTTAACTTCTAACTCTTAcctatcctcctcctccctctccccaactAGTAATGCTTCTATTTTTCTGCTTCCTAAGTTCTCACAGCTACCACCTTgctctcaaaaaagaaatctggTTATCTCACATGTTTTCAAAGTCTGTCACACACTGAGATCCTATTTAAAAACCCTTccttgggccaggcatggtgacacacgcctttaatcccagcacttgggaggcagaggcaggtggatcgctgtgagtttgaggccagcctggtctacaaagtaagtccaggacagccaaggatacacagaaaccctgtgttgaaaacttaaaaacaaaacaaaacaaaacaaaaaaaccctttctaGGTCACACCATTGCTCTTTAGCATAAATGGTAGATTTATGTGGCCTTCCAGTCTCACTCTGCTCCCATCCCCAAGCCTGGACACACTCCCAGTGTCCAGATTGGTTTCCAGCTCTTTCCTGTTCACTGGGACTTTATGTACAAATTTTCCTGGGGTTGGCTGCCTGGGCTCCTGATCCTGTGGGATCATGCATTGCTCAGAACCACAGCCCTAGCCCTGGCTGTTTCTGCTCACTGTTTGTCACCAGCCCAGCATCTGATCCCAGAAG
This window harbors:
- the Psmc3 gene encoding 26S proteasome regulatory subunit 6A isoform X1, coding for MQEMNLLPTPESPVTRQEKMATVWDESEQDGIGEEVLKMSTEEIIQRTRLLDSEIKIMKSEVLRVTHELQAMKDKIKENSEKIKVNKTLPYLVSNVIELLDVDPNDQEEDGANIDLDSQRKGKCAVIKTSTRQTYFLPVIGLVDAEKLKPGDLVGVNKDSYLILETLPTEYDSRVKAMEVDERPTEQYSDIGGLDKQIQELVEAIVLPMNHKEKFENLGIQPPKGVLMYGPPGTGKTLLARACAAQTKATFLKLAGPQLVQMFIGDGAKLVRDAFALAKEKAPSIIFIDELDAIGTKRFDSEKAGDREVQRTMLELLNQLDGFQPNTQVKVIAATNRVDILDPALLRSGRLDRKIEFPMPNEEARARIMQIHSRKMNVSPDVNYEELARCTDDFNGAQCKAVCVEAGMIALRRGATELTHEDYMEGILEVQAKKKANLQYYA
- the Psmc3 gene encoding 26S proteasome regulatory subunit 6A isoform X2, which produces MQEMNLLPTPESPVTRQEKMATVWDESEDGIGEEVLKMSTEEIIQRTRLLDSEIKIMKSEVLRVTHELQAMKDKIKENSEKIKVNKTLPYLVSNVIELLDVDPNDQEEDGANIDLDSQRKGKCAVIKTSTRQTYFLPVIGLVDAEKLKPGDLVGVNKDSYLILETLPTEYDSRVKAMEVDERPTEQYSDIGGLDKQIQELVEAIVLPMNHKEKFENLGIQPPKGVLMYGPPGTGKTLLARACAAQTKATFLKLAGPQLVQMFIGDGAKLVRDAFALAKEKAPSIIFIDELDAIGTKRFDSEKAGDREVQRTMLELLNQLDGFQPNTQVKVIAATNRVDILDPALLRSGRLDRKIEFPMPNEEARARIMQIHSRKMNVSPDVNYEELARCTDDFNGAQCKAVCVEAGMIALRRGATELTHEDYMEGILEVQAKKKANLQYYA
- the Psmc3 gene encoding 26S proteasome regulatory subunit 6A isoform X3, which translates into the protein MNLLPTPESPVTRQEKMATVWDESEQDGIGEEVLKMSTEEIIQRTRLLDSEIKIMKSEVLRVTHELQAMKDKIKENSEKIKVNKTLPYLVSNVIELLDVDPNDQEEDGANIDLDSQRKGKCAVIKTSTRQTYFLPVIGLVDAEKLKPGDLVGVNKDSYLILETLPTEYDSRVKAMEVDERPTEQYSDIGGLDKQIQELVEAIVLPMNHKEKFENLGIQPPKGVLMYGPPGTGKTLLARACAAQTKATFLKLAGPQLVQMFIGDGAKLVRDAFALAKEKAPSIIFIDELDAIGTKRFDSEKAGDREVQRTMLELLNQLDGFQPNTQVKVIAATNRVDILDPALLRSGRLDRKIEFPMPNEEARARIMQIHSRKMNVSPDVNYEELARCTDDFNGAQCKAVCVEAGMIALRRGATELTHEDYMEGILEVQAKKKANLQYYA
- the Psmc3 gene encoding 26S proteasome regulatory subunit 6A isoform X4; its protein translation is MNLLPTPESPVTRQEKMATVWDESEDGIGEEVLKMSTEEIIQRTRLLDSEIKIMKSEVLRVTHELQAMKDKIKENSEKIKVNKTLPYLVSNVIELLDVDPNDQEEDGANIDLDSQRKGKCAVIKTSTRQTYFLPVIGLVDAEKLKPGDLVGVNKDSYLILETLPTEYDSRVKAMEVDERPTEQYSDIGGLDKQIQELVEAIVLPMNHKEKFENLGIQPPKGVLMYGPPGTGKTLLARACAAQTKATFLKLAGPQLVQMFIGDGAKLVRDAFALAKEKAPSIIFIDELDAIGTKRFDSEKAGDREVQRTMLELLNQLDGFQPNTQVKVIAATNRVDILDPALLRSGRLDRKIEFPMPNEEARARIMQIHSRKMNVSPDVNYEELARCTDDFNGAQCKAVCVEAGMIALRRGATELTHEDYMEGILEVQAKKKANLQYYA